The genomic segment CGCTCCCCGGCCCCCGGAGGAGCGGCGACCTCGTCGACGCCGCGCAGGGCGACGAGCACGCGGGCGGTGTCGTCGAGCAGGCGGGCGAGCTCCGGCTCGTCGGGCAGGCGCCGCTCGAGCACGGCCGCGGTCGCGTCGTCGAGGTCGCCGGACAGGTAGGCGGCCATGAGCTCGCCGTCGCCCGGGCCGGGCGCGGAGGGGTTGGGGTGGTGAGCGTCGGTCATGGTGTGGAGGTAGGAGGTTGCGCGCGCGTGGAGGGTTCCCCCGGGGGCGGGGGCGATCCCCCGCGGGAGGTGTCGTCGAGGTGGGACAGGGCGGCGGCGAGGCGGGCGTGCGCGCGGTGGATGCGCGACTTCACCGTGCCGACGGCCACGCCGCAGCGCGCGGCGATCTCGTGGTAGGGCACGCCGTAGACGTCGTGGAGCACGACCGCCTCCCGATGCTCGGCGTCGATGCCGCGCAGCGCAGCGGCGAGCTCCAGCCCGAGCTCGCGGTTGGCGAGCAGGTCCTCGACCGCCGGCAGGTCGACCCTCGGGTCGTGGCCGTCCGGCGCGTCGCCGTCCCGGGACCCGCCGACGAGCGGCACCGTGCGGGGCCGGCGGCTGCGCTTGCGGGCGAGGTCGTTGCAGGCGTTCGTCGCCACCCGGTACAGCCACGTCGAGAAGGCAGCCGTGCCCGAGTAGGTCCCCCCCCGGCGCAGCACCGCGACGAACGTCTCCTGCATCGCGTCCTCCGCGTCCGACGCGTTGCCGAAGTAGCGGTAGCAGATGCCGTACACCCGCCGCTCGTAGCGGTCCACGAGGGCGTCGAACGCGCGACGCTCCCCCTCGACCCAGGCGGCCACGAGCTCGTCGTCGCTGCGGGTGTCCGCCGTCACGCCGGGTCACCGATCACCGCGAGCTCGGACACCTGTGCCCGGTACCGCCCCGAC from the Egibacteraceae bacterium genome contains:
- a CDS encoding RNA polymerase sigma factor, yielding MTADTRSDDELVAAWVEGERRAFDALVDRYERRVYGICYRYFGNASDAEDAMQETFVAVLRRGGTYSGTAAFSTWLYRVATNACNDLARKRSRRPRTVPLVGGSRDGDAPDGHDPRVDLPAVEDLLANRELGLELAAALRGIDAEHREAVVLHDVYGVPYHEIAARCGVAVGTVKSRIHRAHARLAAALSHLDDTSRGGSPPPPGEPSTRAQPPTSTP